From Osmerus eperlanus chromosome 16, fOsmEpe2.1, whole genome shotgun sequence:
AACAAGGATTCAGCTATCTGttctggtttgtgtttgtcctttcaagtcaaataatgatACGTTTCGAATATGGCAAATGGATTATGGTCAACAAGTTTAGCTGCTAGTCTATAATTGCTAGATAGTTACAACTGAAAGATAAAATCAGTCACTTAACATTGAGCTTCTACAGTAGTAACGTTATCAGTTTAGTGCATAATGCATGTACATGCAGTACCAGACATATGGTTAATATAACGTTATTGAGCCTGTTGGAAGGATTTTAAGCTACCACCGAATGCATGGTTGCCTGTTTGCGTGATAGACATGAATAGGCTATTTGTAGGCCATTTTCATTCCTATTCATTGTGATGGTTCaatgtgttcctttctctgcaCACTGCTATAGGGTCAGACCATGTGCCTCCTTGGACAATCCCGTGGCATGAAGCTGTAAAGTGAGGAGGGGGAAAGTACCCCTGTTTGCTACAGAACCACAATGTCCTCTCTGAGTCCTCCTCGATTACCCCTTGCCTCCACCTCCATTTCAGAATACAGTGGTTGTGGTTACATTGCTGCTGCTACAGTTCAGTCTGCTGAGCAGACCCTCTTTGGCTCAGATCGCTATGCCCGGCTCATCTTGGCCCAGATGAACAAGATGCGCCTGCGTGCCGACTTCTGTGACGTCGGACTGAGGGTGGGTGGACGAGTGTTCCGTGTGCACAGGCTGGTCCTGGCTGCCAGCAGCCCCTACTTCACTGCCTTGTTCTCTGGGAGGATGAGTGAGGCTGACAAGGAAGAGGTGCAGATCCTAGGAGTGGAGGCCAAGGTCTTTGAAGTCCTGGTGGAATTCATCTACACAGGTGCGGTCCTCTCGAGCGCTTTTCTTTCTTTGGTTTCTCAGTTTGGTTGAGTCTTGCGCTACTGAACACCCTGATCTCCTTCAGGTACGATCAATGTGTCGGTGGAGAACGTTCAGGAATTGATAGTGGCAGCTGACATGCTCCAGCTGTCTGAGGTGGTGTCTATCTGTGGAGAGTTCCTGAAGGGACACCTGGACCCCTCCAACTGTGTGGGCATCTACCAGTTCCTGGAGCAGATAGCTTGTGTGGACATGCTGGAGTTCACTGAGGACTACATCCATGTCCACTTCCTGGAGGTGCCAGCCTTTTCCTCTGTCTCTGCTTCTATCATGTCCGGTCCCCCACGTTCTCTCCTCACTCATCTGTCGGTAGATCCGTGTTTCTTTTAGCTccacctctgctctcttccctctctaacccacattctgttggtttgtgtgtgtatgatgaaaAATTTGAGGTCATGTCAGCTTTCCGAACCACCCTTGCTAGGTGTGCGTGTCGGATGAGTTCTGGGGCTTGTCCAAGGATCAGCTGGTGAAGCTGCTACGCAGCGAGGAGCTGAGGATCGAGGATGAGTACCAGGTGTTCACCGCCGCCATGGACTGGGTCCTCCAGGATGTGGCCAGGAAGAAGAAGTACGTGGTGGAGGTCCTGGATCCAGTCCgcttccccctgctctcccctcagaGGCTCTTCAAGTACATCGAAGGTGAACAGTGGCAGCCATTGTCATGCTGATGACAGTACTTCATGTGTTTACATTTTGGTTCATGCATTTTTGCATACCTTGTACTGATCTTCGATGGTCTCACCCAAGGCATTTCAGACTTCAGCCTCCGGGTGGCACTGCAGACTCTGCTGAGGGAATACACCGAAGTCAGCAAGTCTCCCAAGGAGAATAAGATGTACAGTCTGTTACAGCCAGCCAAGATGAGGCCCAGGAGGAAGGCCAGGAAATATCTTTATGCCATTGGTAGAATTTAGTTTTTTTACACAGTATATTACCCCAATGCATATTAATCCCCCCAAAATTATGTAGAATTGCACACAATGCTGAGGTCTTCAGACAGCACTGTCTCAGTTGTTCTGGATAGGTTTCATGTACCTAACACTGGTGGCTTCTTATCCCAGGAGGCTACACTCGGCTGCAGGGCGGCCGCTGGAGTGACAGCCGGGCCCTGAGCTGTGTGGAGCGGTTCGACTCCTTCAGTCTGTACTGGACCACCGTGTCCTCCCTGCACCAGGCCCGCAGCGGGCTAGGGGTGGCCGTGCTGGAGGGCATGATCTACGTTGTGGGAGGTGAGCCATGCATTATGGCTAGCACTTCCCAAGCAACACAGGAGGTAGGAAATTAGACGGTGTAATGCTATGTTCTGTCTATATCGTAACAAATAAATGTCCTTAGGTGAGAAGGACTCCATGATCTTTGACTGCACAGAGAGGTACGACCCAGTGACCAAACAGTGGGCGGCTGTGGCCTCTCTCAACTTCCCTCgctgtggtgtgggggtgtgcccCTGTCACGGGGCGCTCTACGCCCTAGGTAAACCCCTCTTCCCAGCTTAAGGCTGTGATCACATAGTTAAAACCTCATACACTTCTCATTGTACCTCTTCTTATTTGCTGAAACAAATAAACCACTATCATCTTTTAACCAATCCGTTGATAGACCGGAGCCATGTTttaaacagaacagaacatttgaGTTGAAAAGCCTTTTCATTGGATAACCGGGGATCTGATGTAAATGGGTCTGCCTGTGACGGGGCCCCGTGGTTTCTGCAGGTGGCTGGGTCGGGTCGGAGATTGGGAAGACGATGGAGCGCTACGACCCGGCCGAGAACAAGTGGGAGATCATCGGAAACATGGCCGTTCCCCGCTACTATTTCGGCTGCTGCGAGTTACAGGGTTAGTTTCGCCTCATAGAGGTGGCTGTACTGCCTAACTAGGTCTATCTACATCTACATGCATGCCTGCACCTCTGCATCCCAGAGAGCAACGCTATGAGGTGAAAGAACCCGCTGTATGGAGCTAACCCAACCGTGACCGCCCTGCAGGATTCATCTACGTGATCGGGGGGATCAGTGACGAGGGGGTGGAGCTGCGCTCGGCGGAGGTATACGACCCCATCTCCAAACGCTGGAGCGCGCTGCCCGTCATGGTGACGCGGCGGGCCTACGTGGGCGTGGCCTGCCTCAACAACTGCATCTACGCCGTGGGAGGCTGGAACGAGGCGCTGGGGTCGCTGGAGACGGTGGAGAAGTACTgcccagaggaggtgaggaaccTGGGCCGGGGTAGTGGCACTATTCTGCCTCTGCTACAGTCCCAAAAGTTCAAATGGGTCACGTCTTGTTTAAGAGCCATTTAGATTATTTAGATGATTTGGTTGATACAGTTTAAAGTCTGAATATATTATGTATATAGTATGAACTCAGGGTGccaaagattttttttattgttatttatcTCTTTTCTCAGGAAAAGTGGGTTGAGGTGGCCCCCATGGCAGTGGCACGGGCAGGGGTGTCTGTATCAGCAGTCAACGGTCTGCTATATGCCGTCGGGGGCCGGGCCTCCAGTAGAGACTTCTCAGCACCAGTGACGGTGGACTCGGTGGAGATCTACGACCCTCACCTGGACACCTGGACTGAGATTGGCAACATGATTACCAGCCGCTGTGACGGAGGGGTGGCCGTGCTCTGAGAGCCCCCAGTGGAACTGTTCCCAAGTCAAATACCAGTCTTTCTACCCACTGTTTCAAACATGGCCTTCACCAGCTTTCGGTCTGTGTGCCAGCCATTGTAGGATCTACATGTCCACATGCTACATCCCTGGCCCTTAAACAGAAACCCAACATTTATCAACACAGTAGCTTTAGTTAGTCTTGATCAGGGCTATTcagccctgttcctggagagcccCCTTTCTCCAACCCCAGTTGTAACTAACCTGATTCAGCACATCTATATTAGAATAAGGTGTGCTATTTTAGGATTGGAGCGAAAGTTTACAGAAAAGGAGCTCTCAAGACTAAGGCTTGGAGAAGCCGGATCTAAAGTTAGTCAAAACTCTGTAGGCCTGGATTGATGGATATCAATAGTACTCTACATTGTTATTAAGTGCTTGTTTTACCTTTT
This genomic window contains:
- the ipp gene encoding actin-binding protein IPP, whose protein sequence is MSSLSPPRLPLASTSISEYSGCGYIAAATVQSAEQTLFGSDRYARLILAQMNKMRLRADFCDVGLRVGGRVFRVHRLVLAASSPYFTALFSGRMSEADKEEVQILGVEAKVFEVLVEFIYTGTINVSVENVQELIVAADMLQLSEVVSICGEFLKGHLDPSNCVGIYQFLEQIACVDMLEFTEDYIHVHFLEVCVSDEFWGLSKDQLVKLLRSEELRIEDEYQVFTAAMDWVLQDVARKKKYVVEVLDPVRFPLLSPQRLFKYIEGISDFSLRVALQTLLREYTEVSKSPKENKMYSLLQPAKMRPRRKARKYLYAIGGYTRLQGGRWSDSRALSCVERFDSFSLYWTTVSSLHQARSGLGVAVLEGMIYVVGGEKDSMIFDCTERYDPVTKQWAAVASLNFPRCGVGVCPCHGALYALGGWVGSEIGKTMERYDPAENKWEIIGNMAVPRYYFGCCELQGFIYVIGGISDEGVELRSAEVYDPISKRWSALPVMVTRRAYVGVACLNNCIYAVGGWNEALGSLETVEKYCPEEEKWVEVAPMAVARAGVSVSAVNGLLYAVGGRASSRDFSAPVTVDSVEIYDPHLDTWTEIGNMITSRCDGGVAVL